Part of the Trichoderma asperellum chromosome 1, complete sequence genome is shown below.
GTCCACGCCAGTcatggccgccgccgacACAGTCCCAAAGCCCATCGACGAAGCCGAAGTTGTAACCCCAAAGACGACCCGTGATTCACTGGTGACCGTAAGGCTTTCCGAGCCGCCAACCCTGACGTTGGAAACCGCCTCTGCTCGAAATAGTGATATACCCGAGGTACCTACGCTGCCAGCGACCAGCGAGCCGATCGAGGAAATCACCAGCTCTGATGCGCCAGACGCCGCTCGAAACTCGACCGCCACCTTGTCTGCCTCCGCAGAGGCAAACCGTAGCCTCCATGATGAACTCGGAGAGTATGACGATGCCGATAGCGATGGCTCGGATTCAGAGGAGGTCAACTGGGAAAAGCTTGAAAAGACGGAAGACGAACAGACCAAAGACGAAGAGACTGATAACGTACGTGTATTGAGACATGCTGGCCATTATTCGTGTGCTCCAAGTTTCCTCACTGACTGTGACCCTTGTGTATTCTAGTCCACCGCTCTGCTTCTGGCCCGTTTAGAACAGGAAAATGCCAAGTTGGCGACAAATCCAAAGACCGTCAAGGTCCAGCTCGTCGAGAAGCCTCCGCCAAACAGGCCGCGCCCACCATCAATGGCTATGCTCCGTAAGATGGTTCGAGGGCCCACGCCCGCCGCGTTACGATACTCGATGCTGCCTCCGCCGCCAATGACAGATCTCGAATTCTACGCGGCTCTCGTCAAGGACTACCAGCAGACCGCAGCCAGACTCCCCACGCTGCTGTCCAACAAGATTCGCAAGGGAATCCCCCCGCCGCTGAGAGGCGTTGTGTGGCAGAGCATGTCTGGCTCTCGTGACCACGACTTGGAGGAGCAGTACGAGCGACTCAATGGTGAATCTAGCCCGTATGAGGGTCTCATTGGCAAGGATCTCGGCCGGAGTTTTCCTGGTGTTGAAATGTTTCGCGACCCTGACGGAGACGGCCAGCGTATGCTTGGGCGCGTGTTGAAGACATTTAGTCTGTATGATACCAAGATCGGATACTGTCAAGGCCTCGCGTTTCTTGTTGGCCCTCTGTTGATGCACATGCCTGACAAACAGGCATTCTGTATTTTGGTTCGGTAAggagtttttgtttttcttcttctgcttttctcCCCTGCTCATCTCCCTGCTGCCTCTGCAACTCTCAATTTAGAGTCAATGGTGGCACGACTCTAGCCCTTCGACCGACCCGACCCGACCCGATGTGATGTGGCACACGTAATACTAaccttttctcccttttgtATAGGCTCATGGAGCGCTATGACCTGAGAAGCTGCTTTCTACCAGATCTTTCGGGACTTCATGTGCGAATATACCAATTCCGAGAGCTCTTGAGAGCCAATCTCCCCGCGCTGTGGAGCCACCTGGAAGATCTGCAGGTAGAAACAGCCTACGTCTCGCAGTGGTTCCTAAGTTTCTTTGCAACCACCTGCCCCCTGCCGATGCTATTCCGCATTTACGACGTGATTTTCGCCGAGGGCGCACCTGAGACACTAATGCGCGTCGCACTATCACTAATGCGGAGGAACGAGGCTAGGTTGCTATCTTGCACTGAGCTTGAAGATGTGATGCAGCTCCTCTTGTCCAGGGGTTTATGGGATTGCTACCACTACAACGCCGACGAGTTTGTGCAAGATTTCGCCAGCCTCACTGGCATTGTCACTCGAGAGAAGCTCGCCCAGCTGGAGCAGGGATACCGTGAATCTCTAGTTGCGACCGCCAATACCGCCCGCACATCTGATATTGCAACCGCTGCCGCCCGTTTCCTAGGTCGCATCTGGGCATCGTCTGGTGCATTCCCCAGAAGCTCAGGCTTGGCTCCAGGTTTCAGTGCACCATCAAGGCCATTGAGTATGTTGCGTCGGAGCACCTCCAAACAAAGCCTTGCCTCCACCCTAAACTCGGTTGAGGCAAGCTCCGCCAGTGTTATGAGTTCATCCTCGACAGATGCCACTACTGTGTCAAGAGACTCTTCAAACACTACCGAGGACGATTCTGCAAGCCGAGAATCAACCCCGGTAGCACCCAAGGTcgctgccagcagcagcaagaacaCAGACGATAAGCATTTGCATGGCCAAATTGAAGATCTCCTCACCGTGCTAAGCGAGCTGCAGCGTAATCATGCGCTGCTGTCGAGCGAACTGAAACGCGaacgagaggagagagaagaggaccGAAAAGCTGTTCGATCTCTCTTGGACGGGCTCAGGAAGAGAGTAAGCCTCGCGGATGAGGAAtcagacgaggaagaagaagaggaagaagaagaagaggaggcggaggaggaggatggaaAAGATAGTTTGAAGAGCTCTAAAGAGGCTACTGGAAATGATGATGAACaaggagaggatgaagagaaggaagaagaagacgaagcagagAAATCGGCTGATGATGACTTGGCCGATATATCAGATGCGCCATCTGCAGAAGACTTGGAAGAGCTGCTTGATAGAGTGGAAAGCCGCTTTGGAAATGGAACTGACAGTGACGATGGCAACAAGAGTAAATCTCAGCCATCAGCATCTGGCACGAACTCGGAATTGCAGATTGAGCTACAGCAGGCCAAAGACCAGCTTGCCAGTGCCATGTCGCAGAACCAGAATTTCAGCCGGCAGATACACGACTTGGACCAGGAGATGTCATCTCTGAAAGAGCAAATCCGGGAAAGTCACAGCCACGTTAGGACCCTTCACCAGGACAAGCAGCGGCTTGAAAAGCAGATACAAGCTTTGCGAGCCAGACCAACATCCAGTGATCCGGGCCTGGGAGGTCTCGATACGGGAACAGAGTGGACTCCCAAGCCCCCCGCTGGGCTGAGGGAGTTTAAGCTTGGACGTAGTAAGTCCATGGCTTCCCAGGGCTCATCATATAACAGACGAAAGTCCTCGGTGATGCAGAACAACGACCTGGTGCCACCGCTACCGGCGTCGATGCCCCCAACACCATTGGCGTCAGACGAGAGCAAATCGCCTCAGAATGACCTCGATACGCTGCTGATGGAACTTGCGCAAGCAAAGACGGTGCAGGCTATTGCCAAGCAAGAGGCCGAAGaggcgaagcagcagctggaggcgatgaagaagatgtatAATCACGCTCAAGCTCAGCTTCAAGCCCAGGCTCAGGCCCAGGCCGACTCCCCCAACGGTCCTGTATCCCCAGGCTCGACTAACGCCAAAGTTGCGACGACCGCAGCTACGTCTCCTGGAtcaggtggtggtggtttcTGGGGCTGGCGCAGGTGAGAAGACATGTAaggcaaaaaagagagaagcgaCAAGAGAGGTGCAGAGATGAATAAATGGAAGAGATGGGATAATAGCATTGCGTCACTGGGCAAGCGAAATTGGATTGagaaatatacatatatatatatatatatatatacgcatCCACACAGAGAAAcacacagacacagacacagacacatacatatatacatatatatgtcgCTGGCTACTGGGCACCTTGATACTAGATGCGCAGATTTGTGGAAACGAGCCTCTTGCGTGGCTTATTCACCCAATATCCGCATTCATCCAGGGGGCACACAGCATAGCAATTGATGGCACAAACAAGTTATGAGATGGGGGTTGACAAATGACCTTACGAAATAGACAGAGAGAAACTTGTCTCCCTGGGGCGGTTCGAGAAACTGCTCgtatatttcctttcttaTCTCTCCTTTCATCTATGTATTAGGGAACAAAGCCCATATTTCATGGAGCGGGTttgtttatctttttttttatcctgtTTAGCACGGAGTTTTCCTATTTGtcgtttgtttttttcctttgacGGTATAGGAATCGGGTCAGTCAAATGACGATTTACGCAAGCATTCAGCTTGCTAGATAGCTTGAACAGAACAGAACAGACATTAGCAGACGCAAATAGTAGCAAACATACACAAGTTGAGATGCATTTGATGAGGGGCATCATAGATGGCTATCATGCTCGTGACATCATATAATGTATAGATTTCGCACATATACTATTGAAAAGGATCACATACGGAGCAATTCAGGCATTCTCGGCCaagtaaaaaagagatgATAGTAATATGCAACCTAACCTGCAAAACCGGTTCACACTACGTAGACTAAGACAGGATTCCAAACAGTTGGTCTGCTCAGCCCCCAAAGTCCatatagaaaaa
Proteins encoded:
- a CDS encoding uncharacterized protein (EggNog:ENOG41) — translated: MAMDSGEKLSGREPSTPVMAAADTVPKPIDEAEVVTPKTTRDSLVTVRLSEPPTLTLETASARNSDIPEVPTLPATSEPIEEITSSDAPDAARNSTATLSASAEANRSLHDELGEYDDADSDGSDSEEVNWEKLEKTEDEQTKDEETDNSTALLLARLEQENAKLATNPKTVKVQLVEKPPPNRPRPPSMAMLRKMVRGPTPAALRYSMLPPPPMTDLEFYAALVKDYQQTAARLPTLLSNKIRKGIPPPLRGVVWQSMSGSRDHDLEEQYERLNGESSPYEGLIGKDLGRSFPGVEMFRDPDGDGQRMLGRVLKTFSLYDTKIGYCQGLAFLVGPLLMHMPDKQAFCILVRLMERYDLRSCFLPDLSGLHVRIYQFRELLRANLPALWSHLEDLQVETAYVSQWFLSFFATTCPLPMLFRIYDVIFAEGAPETLMRVALSLMRRNEARLLSCTELEDVMQLLLSRGLWDCYHYNADEFVQDFASLTGIVTREKLAQLEQGYRESLVATANTARTSDIATAAARFLGRIWASSGAFPRSSGLAPGFSAPSRPLSMLRRSTSKQSLASTLNSVEASSASVMSSSSTDATTVSRDSSNTTEDDSASRESTPVAPKVAASSSKNTDDKHLHGQIEDLLTVLSELQRNHALLSSELKREREEREEDRKAVRSLLDGLRKRVSLADEESDEEEEEEEEEEEAEEEDGKDSLKSSKEATGNDDEQGEDEEKEEEDEAEKSADDDLADISDAPSAEDLEELLDRVESRFGNGTDSDDGNKSKSQPSASGTNSELQIELQQAKDQLASAMSQNQNFSRQIHDLDQEMSSLKEQIRESHSHVRTLHQDKQRLEKQIQALRARPTSSDPGLGGLDTGTEWTPKPPAGLREFKLGRSKSMASQGSSYNRRKSSVMQNNDLVPPLPASMPPTPLASDESKSPQNDLDTLLMELAQAKTVQAIAKQEAEEAKQQLEAMKKMYNHAQAQLQAQAQAQADSPNGPVSPGSTNAKVATTAATSPGSGGGGFWGWRR